A region from the Oscillospiraceae bacterium genome encodes:
- a CDS encoding sugar ABC transporter permease, protein MVDLQYLKMTSWQKFCFRFKRFFKKLPHNTGAFFKRIPQKLGKGLKKFAGIFTEVFTVFKNGDWKTRTSFFVMGFGQIARGQVLRGLLYLFFELIFIAYMILFGWKYLAKLGSLGEVALVSTVDPETGLTFNTYIDNSMLILLYGLLTIFFIVAFIYVWHSNCIQNREAQKLTELGFRLDKARDDIRAMADKQYHKTLLAMPLLGILIFTVIPIVFMILVAFTNYDALHQPPGKLFTWVGTQNFATLFGVNSVATGTKFGFTFGSVLIWTLVWAFFATFSNYFLGMIVALMINKKGIKGKRIFRTALVMTIAVPQFISLLLVSKMFAEDGIINGLLLSWGVIAEKISWLTTGGLARVMVILINIWVGIPYLMLIATGILMNIPEDLYESAKIDGASPFKMYMKITLPYMLFVTTPYLITSFIANINNFNVIYLLTAGAPYTLNYESPAGYTDLLITWLYKLTMTQTSDYKMASVIGIMVFVVVAVFSLIVYNRSRSVKDEEDFQ, encoded by the coding sequence ATGGTAGATCTGCAATATTTAAAGATGACGTCTTGGCAGAAGTTTTGCTTCCGGTTCAAACGTTTTTTTAAAAAACTGCCGCACAATACCGGCGCGTTTTTTAAGCGTATCCCGCAAAAACTCGGCAAGGGTCTGAAAAAGTTCGCGGGGATTTTTACAGAAGTATTTACAGTGTTTAAAAACGGTGACTGGAAGACACGGACCTCATTTTTTGTGATGGGGTTCGGTCAGATTGCCCGCGGTCAGGTGCTGCGCGGCCTTCTGTATCTGTTCTTCGAACTTATTTTCATCGCTTATATGATTCTTTTCGGTTGGAAATATCTCGCCAAACTCGGTTCTCTGGGGGAAGTCGCTTTAGTTTCGACAGTAGACCCCGAGACAGGTCTGACGTTCAATACATATATCGACAACAGCATGCTCATTTTACTGTATGGGTTGTTGACGATTTTCTTTATTGTCGCGTTTATCTATGTATGGCACAGCAATTGTATTCAAAACAGAGAAGCGCAAAAGCTGACAGAGTTGGGTTTCCGGCTTGACAAGGCGCGTGACGATATCCGTGCGATGGCAGACAAGCAATATCATAAGACGCTGCTGGCGATGCCGCTGCTCGGAATCTTGATTTTCACGGTCATTCCGATCGTGTTTATGATTTTAGTCGCTTTCACGAATTATGACGCCCTGCATCAACCGCCCGGAAAATTATTTACTTGGGTCGGCACGCAGAATTTTGCCACTTTGTTCGGCGTCAATTCGGTGGCGACGGGAACCAAATTCGGATTTACATTCGGCTCGGTGTTGATTTGGACATTGGTCTGGGCTTTCTTTGCAACCTTTTCAAACTATTTTCTCGGCATGATCGTGGCACTCATGATCAACAAGAAAGGCATCAAAGGAAAACGAATCTTTCGGACGGCATTGGTGATGACGATCGCAGTTCCGCAGTTTATCTCACTGCTGTTGGTTTCAAAGATGTTCGCCGAAGACGGCATCATCAATGGATTGTTGCTTTCGTGGGGCGTGATTGCTGAAAAGATCTCTTGGCTGACCACCGGAGGACTCGCCCGCGTAATGGTGATTTTAATCAACATTTGGGTCGGTATTCCGTATCTGATGCTGATCGCGACCGGCATTTTGATGAATATTCCCGAGGACCTGTACGAGTCGGCTAAAATTGACGGCGCAAGCCCGTTCAAGATGTACATGAAGATTACGCTGCCGTATATGCTGTTCGTGACCACGCCGTATCTGATTACCTCGTTCATCGCCAATATCAACAACTTCAACGTCATCTATCTGTTGACCGCGGGCGCACCATACACATTAAATTACGAATCGCCTGCCGGGTACACCGACCTCCTGATTACCTGGCTGTATAAGCTGACCATGACCCAGACCAGCGACTACAAGATGGCATCCGTCATCGGCATCATGGTCTTCGTGGTCGTGGCGGTGTTCTCACTGATCGTGTATAACCGGTCGCGGTCGGTCAAGGATGAGGAGGACTTCCAATGA
- a CDS encoding ABC transporter permease subunit: MSNTKLRSKKRAEATANTFIYIILIFISIVWLIPFVYLIFQAFRGESTGMVNYVFPRQWSFVNFIELFTKTEFLRWFTNTLLVALVVAVFQTVIVLMVSYTLSRMRFRGRRFLMNLILVLGMFPGFMSMIAVYFVLKLVGLTQNIVGLMLIYVGSSGMGYYIAKGYFDTIPRALDEAARIDGANRRTVFYQIILPMAKPIVIYTTLMAFMAPWGDYMFASLIAFGNTKSYNVAVGLYTFLDKEHIVNYFTRFCAGGVVIAIPITILFMLLQKYYVAGVTGGAVKG; this comes from the coding sequence ATGAGCAATACGAAACTGCGCAGCAAAAAGCGCGCCGAGGCCACGGCAAACACCTTTATTTATATCATTCTGATTTTTATCAGCATCGTCTGGCTGATCCCGTTCGTCTATCTGATTTTCCAGGCGTTTCGGGGCGAATCGACCGGCATGGTTAATTACGTTTTTCCGCGCCAGTGGTCGTTCGTCAATTTCATCGAACTGTTTACCAAAACGGAATTCCTGCGCTGGTTTACCAACACACTGCTCGTCGCGTTGGTCGTCGCGGTGTTCCAAACCGTCATCGTGCTGATGGTCAGCTATACACTGTCGAGAATGCGGTTCCGCGGGCGGCGGTTTTTGATGAATTTGATTTTAGTGCTCGGGATGTTCCCCGGCTTTATGTCGATGATCGCAGTGTACTTTGTGCTCAAACTGGTCGGCCTGACTCAGAACATCGTGGGGCTGATGTTGATTTATGTCGGCAGTTCGGGCATGGGGTATTATATCGCGAAGGGCTATTTTGATACGATTCCGCGTGCGCTCGACGAGGCCGCCCGAATTGACGGTGCCAATCGCCGCACGGTGTTTTATCAAATCATCTTACCGATGGCAAAGCCGATTGTGATCTATACGACGCTGATGGCGTTTATGGCGCCTTGGGGTGACTATATGTTCGCTTCACTGATTGCGTTTGGCAACACCAAGAGCTATAACGTGGCGGTGGGCCTGTATACCTTCCTCGATAAAGAACATATCGTCAACTATTTCACGCGATTTTGCGCCGGAGGTGTCGTCATCGCAATTCCGATCACGATTCTGTTCATGCTGCTGCAGAAGTATTATGTGGCCGGTGTGACAGGCGGTGCGGTCAAAGGGTAA